TTCTCATTTTGCACCTACTATAAATTAACTAACAATTCAAACAAGAGTAAGTTACAGTGAATAATGGGCAAAAGGTATTTCTAATGGTTAATAACCACTTTCACTGTAAACAAACTTTGCACTCCAAACAAACTACGCTCCTTTTCTATCCTTAACAACAAAGACCATCATACTTGCAAGCAACCAAGAGATACCTGCCATAATTATCATGTAAATAGCACGTTCATGAAAAACGTACTTGAGAAGCGTTCCAGATAAAATCCCACTAATGATTTGAGGAACAACAACGGTAATGTTAAAGATTCCCATGTAAACGCCTGTCTTTCCAGCTGGTAAAGCCTGCGAAAGAATAGCATAAGGCATTGCAAGAATAGCAGCCCACGCAATTCCAACTCCTACCATTGAAAATATGAGCGCATACTGTCCCTTAAAAAAGTAGATCGATAAAAACCCCAGCGCACCAACAAAAAGCGCTAAAGAAAAAGTTCTCTTTCTTCCAAAACTATCAGCAACCTTATTCATTATGATAGAGAATAATGCTGCAAAAACGCTGTACAGGCCAAAGAGCACTCCTACCCAATTTGCAGCTTCGTTATATGCTGCAGACGAAGAATCTCCGATGGGGGTACCCCAGATATGTTGAGCGACAGCTGGAGTAGTGTACACCCACATAGTAAAAAGAGCAAACCAAGAAAAAAACTGAACTACAGCAAGTTGACCAAGCACTGCAGGCATATTTACGATAGTCTTAAAAAAGCTGGATTTCTCGGCAACTTTTTCTTCTTCCAAGGATTTTCCCTGATATTCTGCAAATTCCTTTGGAGCATATTCTTTTGTTCGAAATACAGTCCAAAGCACAGACAATAGTAATATTCCTCCACCTAAGTAGAATGACCATATCACAGAATCGGGCACCTGCCCCTCAGGTGCAGTGTTATCGATGTCCATAAAATTTGTAAGAACATAAGGTAGGAACGATCCGATTATTGCCCCAACATTTATCAGAAATGTTTGTACAGAATAACCCAAAGTTGTTTGTTCGCCTGGCGTCATATCTGCAACCAATGAGCGGAATGGCTGAAAGGTAACGTTGAACGAAGCGTCCATAAGAGCCAACATGATGGCACCAAATATAATAGGAGGTATAATTGCAACGACCCAATTCGCATTTGGCATTAGGAACATCCCTAATGTTGCAGCAATAGCCCCCCCTAAGATGAACGGCTTTCTTCTCCCAAGCCTGTTCCAAGTTCTATCGCTAGCGGCACCAACCCAAGGCTGAATTACCAACCCCATAATAGGTGCGACAAGCCAAAAGAAGGAGAGATGATGCAGGTCGGCTCCAAAATTGGATAGTATGCGAGATACATTAGCATTTTGCAGCGCAAAGCCTGCTTGAACCCCTAAGAATCCAAAACTTAAGTTCCAAATTTGCCAAAACGACAGCTTAGGTTTAGATTTCATTATCGTGCGTGCTTAAATTTTACGTTAAAATAAACTAAATACACTGCCAAAAATAGGAAAAAGAGCTTTTGAATTTCAACCCCACATTTTTCTTAAAAGGGTGCAAAAGACTGATTTTTACATTTCAATCGTTTGCAATGGCAAAAAAATCGCCAAATATTTTTGTTTTTATGTTTTATAACATGTTTTTATACCACAATGTTTATCGCCGCAAAGGTTTGCGAGAAAATTCTTTTTTAATAACAAGATACTAATCTCTCCAAAAAACAACAGAAAAAGCAAAAAAGTTCCATCTAAAAAGTAGTATTACAGAACTACTAACAAATAAAAAGGGGAATGCTCAAACAGCACTCCCCTTTTTATTTGTCGTATAGAAAACTAGGTAGTCTCTCGAACAATAATACTTGCCTCAAGCGTATGGACACGTTCTTTCGTAGGAACTTTATCTATTTTATCTATCAAGGTCTGCATCGCGACACGTCCCATTTCCCTTCCAGGTTGCCGAACGGTCGTTAATGGAGGTTCCACCATTCGTGCGATATCTTCATCGCCAAACCCTACCACAGCAACCTGATCAGGAACCAATATCCCTTCTCTTTTCAAGGCTTTTAAAACACCCATTGCTGTAAAATCATTGCATGTAAATATAGCATCAAACTCAATTCCTTTTGCAACTAAGGCCTCTACGCCAGCCCCTCCCTTTTCAAAAGAATCGGCATAAAGCACTAGATCTTCACTAAAAGGAATACCATTATCTTGTAATGCTTTCTTATACCCTCTAAGCCTCTCTCGCCCCACATGCGTTGATGCTGGTCCTGCAAAATGGGCAATGCTTCGACGTCCAATTTTAAGAAGGTATTCAACCGCATCGTATGCTCCTTTATAATCGTCAAAAACAACAGAGTCTACGTTATCCTGCTCAATAGGCCTATCGAAAAAAACTATCGGAATACCTTTGGCTTGAAGCTCGTCAAAATGCTCGTAGGTTGACGTTTCTTTTGAAATAGATACGATTAAACCGTCAATCCATCCATCAGAAAATGCATCTAAAGCCTCTCCCTCTTGCTCAAAACTTTCGTTACTTTGCTGAACTATTACGCGCATTTTATGCTTATCGGCAACCTCCTGTATTCCGGAAATAACAGAAGAAAAAAAGTAATGAACCAGTTCAGGAATAATCACCCCTACAATATTGCTTCGACTATTTTTCAGGCTAAGCGCCATCATATTTGGCTTATACTTAAGCCTTTGTGACAACTCAACCACGGCTTTTTTAGTTTCAACGCTGATATCAGGGTGATCTTTCAGTGCTCGAGACACCGTAGAAACAGACAGCCCTAGCTCTTTAGCAATATCCTTAATGGTTACTCGGCTATTTTTCATTAGGTTAGATATTTCAATTATCCACTTGCAAAGTAAACAATTTAAAAAAAAAGATGTTACAATGATCAGAAAGCAGGTTTTGGGTTTGGTGTTTTTTATGTTTTACAACATATTTTTAACATTGCAATCGTTTGCGACAACGTTTGATAAAAATCCCCTCAACTAACACTGCTTAACGCTATTAAACTTATAATAAATTAGCGGTGCAAAAAGGTCAATTTCTAGAACGTAAATTAACACTTGAATTATGAAACTACCCATTTCCGCATTAAGGAAATCCCTTATGACTCTACTGGTAGTTTCCCTATTTTCGGTAGGTGCCATGGCACAAGTACTGAAAGTTACAGGGAAAGTAACTGATTCGAAAACTGGTGAAGGTCTCCCAGGGGTAAGCGTAATCGTTAAAGGTACCACCACTGGTACAGCCACCGACATCAACGGTGCGTATTCTATTAATGCATCGAAAGGTGCTACGCTGGAGTTCTCTTTCGTTGGGTATACTCCACTCTCGGCTACTGTAGAAGGAGCAATACTTAACGTAAAACTTGTAGAAGCAACAAAAACTATTGACGAGGTTGTTGTAATTGGCTATGGTTCTGTAAAGATTAAAGATGCTACCGGATCAGTACAGGCTGTATCGTCAAAGAACTTTACTAAAGGAATGGCAAGTTCGCCTCAAGAGTTGATTGCAGGTAAACTTTCTGGTGTTACTGTAACCTCTAATGGTGGTAGCCCAACCTCTTCTCCTACAATCAGAATTAGAGGAGGTTCGTCTGTGTCAGCCAGCAACGATCCTCTAATTGTAATTGATGGCGTTCCTGTAGACAACAACGCCATTTCAGGTGTTGGAAATGCGCTACAATCAATCAATCCAAACGACATTGAAAGCATAAATGTCCTTAAGGACGCAAGTTCTACAGCCATCTATGGTGCTCGTGCTTCAAATGGGGTTATTATCATTACCACGAAAAAGGGTAAGAGTGGCTTTAACGTAACCTTCGAGAGCAAGAATAGCATTGCTACTCCTACTGAATCTCTAGAGGTTCTTTCTTCTAAAGAGCTAATTGATATTGCCAAAAACTACTATGCGAGCAACTCGCAAGCAATGGCTGTAATCAATGCTGCCGATACAAAAGTTAATACAGACTGGCAAGATGCGATTTTAAGAAATGCATTTAGCTCAGACAACAACATTAGCGTATCTGGAACAAAAGGGTTCCTACCTTACCGTGTTTCGCTTGGTTATACCAAACAAGACGGTATCGTTAAGACTTCTGGCCTAGAAAGAACTACGATGGCTGTTAACCTTTCTCCTACCTTCTTTGACAAGAGCCTTTCTGTTAACTTAAACTTGAAAGGAACCTACTCAGAAAATAGGTTTAATCAGGCTGGAGCAATTAACGAGTCGCTTCTTTACGATCCTACAAAAACTCCAAAATCAAGCGATCCTAAATATCAGCCATATGGAGGCTACTTTACTTGGCTTGACAATGCAGGCAAACCGCTAAAATTTGCCTACAACCCTCTTTCTCAACTAGAGCAACGCTATGACAAAGGATATGCTTACAGAAGCATCGGGAATCTACAGCTAGACTATAAGATCCCTTACCTAGAAGGATTAAAGGCTGTACTAAACCTTGGATACGACTACTCTAAGAGTAATGGAAAGGTTTATGCTTCAGAAAATGCAGGTTTTGCATACTACGACAAAGGCATAAACAACAAGTACGATCAAGAAAAAAAGAACGAGCTGTTAGACTTCTACTTTAACTACAATAAGCCTTTCGACTTCTTGAAAAGCAACCTAGACATAACTGCAGGTTACTCTTGGCAACATTTCTGGAGATCGGAAAGCAACGACAACTCTAATATTCCTGGTACAATTACCAGCAAATCTGACAACAAAACAGAGAACTACCTAGTATCCTTCTTTGGTAGAGTAAACTATTCGATTTTTGACAAATACCTGCTTACTGCAACTGTTAGAAGAGATGGTTCTTCAAGATTCCAAGGCGACAATCAATGGGGTACATTCCCTTCTGCTGCAATTGCATGGAAGCTAGACCAAGAAGAAATATTCAAGAACATACCTGTTCTTTCTTCATTGAAGCTACGTGCAGGTTGGGGTATTACAGGTCAGCAAGATATTACCAACAACGACTACCCTGCACTAGCAAGGTACACTTACGGTAACAACACCCACCAGTACCCACTTGGAGGAACTTACTACAACGTAATTACCCCAGTTGCTTACGATGCAAATCTAAAGTGGGAGGAAACCGAATCGTACAATGTTGGCTTAGACTTTGGCGTTTTCAATAGCAGAATAACAGGATCAGTTGACTTATACTACAAGTACACTTCTGACTTGATCAACAACATTGCTATTCCTGCAGGTACCAACTTTGCCGAAAACATTATCACCAACGTTGGCAACTTCGAAAGTAGAGGTATCGACCTCAACCTGACTGGCCAAGTTATAAACAAGAAAGATCTTAACTGGTCTTTAACCTATGTTCTTAACTACAATAAGACGAAGATCAAGAAGCTTACCCTTCTTGAAGATCCTAGCTTTGTTGGAAATGAAGTTGGAGGTATTGCTGGTGCTCAAAACAACAACATTCAGCTCAATGCCGTTGGCAACCCTCTTAACAGCTTCTACGTATTCAAGCAAGTTTACGACCAAAACGGAAAGCCAATCGAATCGCTATACGAAGATTTGAACGGTGATGGCAAGATTGATGGAAAAGACCGTTACATCTACAAGTCGCCATATGCGCCTGTTACAATGGGATTAAACTCAGCCCTTACCTACAAGAACTGGATGTTTAACTTCTCAGGTCGACTTTCTCTAGGCAACTACGTTTACAACAACGTTGCGTCTAAGTCTACCTATAGTGAGATTTTCCCTAACAACCTTGGATTCCTTCAAAACATTCCAAGATCGACTGTAAAAACTGGATTTAAGACTCTTACTTCAAACCTATTAAAGTCTGACTACTTTGTTGAAAACGCATCTTTCTTTAAGATGGACTATATCACGTTGGGCTATACCTTCAACAAGATATTCTCAACCAAGCTGTCGGCCGTTGTAACAGGAACTGTACAAAATGCCTTTGTTATTACAAATTATAGCGGTTTGAACCCAGAGGTGTTTAACGGAATAGACAACCAAGTTTATCCAACTCCACGTACATACGTACTTGGCTTAACGTTAAATTTCTAACCCAATTTAAGCGATTACCATGAAAAAAATAAAATATGGCATACTGATGCTGATCGCCGTTGTCTTCGGAATCACATCGTGTACAAAGGATTTGGATGTAAAGCCAATCGATCCCGATGATGTAACAGCAGAAGTTGTTTACTCAAAGCCTGAGGGGTACTCTCAAGGCCTAGCAAAAATATACGGTCTTTTTAGCTTAACCGGTGATGGTATCAAGGGAGACATCTCTGGTGATGAAGGTTTTTCTGGATTCCTTCGTGTTTACTGGAACATCCAAGAGCTAACTTCGGATAATGCAAAATGCGCCTGGGGTGATGCTGGTATCGATCAGCTAAACTTCGGACAGCTTTCGCCCGAAAACCAGTTTGTGTACTACATGTACTACCGCGTTATGCTCTCGGCAACCTTTATGAACGAGTACCTACGTCAAACTACCGAAGACAAGGTAAAAGGACGTGGTCTTGGAAATATTTGGCCTGATGTACAAAAATACCGTGCAGAGGTTCGCTTCCTAAGAGCTTACATCTACTGGGTTGGCCTAGACCTATTCGGAAACATTCCTGTAGTAACCGAAGCCGACCAGATTGGGGCAGGTCTTCCAATACAAAAAACTCAAAAAGAAGTTTTTGACTTCGTAGAAAAAGAGCTTCTTGAAGTGCAAAACGAGCTTGCTGCCCCAAACAGCAATGCTTACGGAAGAGTTGACAAAGCTGCTGCATGGACTTTGCTTGCCAAGCTTTACCTAAATGCAGAAACCTACATAAAGGAAAAGCACTACACCGATGCTTACACCTACGCTAAGAAGGTTATTACCGAATCAAGCTACAAGCTACAAAACAACTACGCCTACAATTTCTTGGCAGATAACGATGTAAACAAGAGCGAGATCATTTGGCCTATCGCCAGCGATGGTACCAGAACTCAAAGCTTTGCCAACCTTACCTTCATCATGAACTCTTCAACCAACGGTGGCGATGCTGCATGGAAGTCGGCTATAGGCCTTCAAGGTGGATGGAATGGTAATAGAGGTACTGCAAAGCTAGCTGAGCTATTCGGCATTACCGATAAGGCATCTCTTGAAAGCTGCCCAGACAAGCGTGCTATGTTTAGAATGCTCGACGACATCAAAATGAATGACTGGAAAACCTTTGTTCAAGGTGTCGGAATCATGAAGTTTAAGAATATTACTTCGACAGGTGCCGTAGGTAGCGATCCTACCGGAACGTTCCCTGATACCGACTTCCCTATGTTGCGCTTAGCCGATGTTTACCTAATGTACGCCGAAGCAGCAGTTAGAGGCGGTGGTGATGTTGATGCAACCGTTCCATTCGTAAACGACATCCGTAAGAGAGCATTTGGAGATGAGAACCACAACGTCGCTAAAGCAGATCTTACGCTAGACTTTATCCTTGCCGAGCGTGGAAGAGAATTGTACTACGAAGCAACTCGCCGTACCGACCTTGTCCGCTTTGGAAAGTTTACTTCGGCAGACTACCTATGGCCTTGGAAAGGTGGTGCAAAGGATGGTAAAGCTACCGATGTTAAGTACAACCTGCTTCCTCTTCCTTACCAAGAAGTTGGATCGAATCCTAACATGAAGCAAAACCCTGGTTACTAATCCATTTACAACCAAGACATGAAAAGATTAAAATATTTAGCATATGCCCTTGCTAGCATCTTTTTACTAGCATCATGCGAAAAGGACGAAACAAAGGTTTATCTATCCGATAAATCAACAGCACCCGTGCTATCAACT
This genomic interval from Acetobacteroides hydrogenigenes contains the following:
- a CDS encoding SusC/RagA family TonB-linked outer membrane protein, with the translated sequence MKLPISALRKSLMTLLVVSLFSVGAMAQVLKVTGKVTDSKTGEGLPGVSVIVKGTTTGTATDINGAYSINASKGATLEFSFVGYTPLSATVEGAILNVKLVEATKTIDEVVVIGYGSVKIKDATGSVQAVSSKNFTKGMASSPQELIAGKLSGVTVTSNGGSPTSSPTIRIRGGSSVSASNDPLIVIDGVPVDNNAISGVGNALQSINPNDIESINVLKDASSTAIYGARASNGVIIITTKKGKSGFNVTFESKNSIATPTESLEVLSSKELIDIAKNYYASNSQAMAVINAADTKVNTDWQDAILRNAFSSDNNISVSGTKGFLPYRVSLGYTKQDGIVKTSGLERTTMAVNLSPTFFDKSLSVNLNLKGTYSENRFNQAGAINESLLYDPTKTPKSSDPKYQPYGGYFTWLDNAGKPLKFAYNPLSQLEQRYDKGYAYRSIGNLQLDYKIPYLEGLKAVLNLGYDYSKSNGKVYASENAGFAYYDKGINNKYDQEKKNELLDFYFNYNKPFDFLKSNLDITAGYSWQHFWRSESNDNSNIPGTITSKSDNKTENYLVSFFGRVNYSIFDKYLLTATVRRDGSSRFQGDNQWGTFPSAAIAWKLDQEEIFKNIPVLSSLKLRAGWGITGQQDITNNDYPALARYTYGNNTHQYPLGGTYYNVITPVAYDANLKWEETESYNVGLDFGVFNSRITGSVDLYYKYTSDLINNIAIPAGTNFAENIITNVGNFESRGIDLNLTGQVINKKDLNWSLTYVLNYNKTKIKKLTLLEDPSFVGNEVGGIAGAQNNNIQLNAVGNPLNSFYVFKQVYDQNGKPIESLYEDLNGDGKIDGKDRYIYKSPYAPVTMGLNSALTYKNWMFNFSGRLSLGNYVYNNVASKSTYSEIFPNNLGFLQNIPRSTVKTGFKTLTSNLLKSDYFVENASFFKMDYITLGYTFNKIFSTKLSAVVTGTVQNAFVITNYSGLNPEVFNGIDNQVYPTPRTYVLGLTLNF
- a CDS encoding LacI family DNA-binding transcriptional regulator, whose product is MKNSRVTIKDIAKELGLSVSTVSRALKDHPDISVETKKAVVELSQRLKYKPNMMALSLKNSRSNIVGVIIPELVHYFFSSVISGIQEVADKHKMRVIVQQSNESFEQEGEALDAFSDGWIDGLIVSISKETSTYEHFDELQAKGIPIVFFDRPIEQDNVDSVVFDDYKGAYDAVEYLLKIGRRSIAHFAGPASTHVGRERLRGYKKALQDNGIPFSEDLVLYADSFEKGGAGVEALVAKGIEFDAIFTCNDFTAMGVLKALKREGILVPDQVAVVGFGDEDIARMVEPPLTTVRQPGREMGRVAMQTLIDKIDKVPTKERVHTLEASIIVRETT
- a CDS encoding RagB/SusD family nutrient uptake outer membrane protein → MKKIKYGILMLIAVVFGITSCTKDLDVKPIDPDDVTAEVVYSKPEGYSQGLAKIYGLFSLTGDGIKGDISGDEGFSGFLRVYWNIQELTSDNAKCAWGDAGIDQLNFGQLSPENQFVYYMYYRVMLSATFMNEYLRQTTEDKVKGRGLGNIWPDVQKYRAEVRFLRAYIYWVGLDLFGNIPVVTEADQIGAGLPIQKTQKEVFDFVEKELLEVQNELAAPNSNAYGRVDKAAAWTLLAKLYLNAETYIKEKHYTDAYTYAKKVITESSYKLQNNYAYNFLADNDVNKSEIIWPIASDGTRTQSFANLTFIMNSSTNGGDAAWKSAIGLQGGWNGNRGTAKLAELFGITDKASLESCPDKRAMFRMLDDIKMNDWKTFVQGVGIMKFKNITSTGAVGSDPTGTFPDTDFPMLRLADVYLMYAEAAVRGGGDVDATVPFVNDIRKRAFGDENHNVAKADLTLDFILAERGRELYYEATRRTDLVRFGKFTSADYLWPWKGGAKDGKATDVKYNLLPLPYQEVGSNPNMKQNPGY
- a CDS encoding MFS transporter — protein: MKSKPKLSFWQIWNLSFGFLGVQAGFALQNANVSRILSNFGADLHHLSFFWLVAPIMGLVIQPWVGAASDRTWNRLGRRKPFILGGAIAATLGMFLMPNANWVVAIIPPIIFGAIMLALMDASFNVTFQPFRSLVADMTPGEQTTLGYSVQTFLINVGAIIGSFLPYVLTNFMDIDNTAPEGQVPDSVIWSFYLGGGILLLSVLWTVFRTKEYAPKEFAEYQGKSLEEEKVAEKSSFFKTIVNMPAVLGQLAVVQFFSWFALFTMWVYTTPAVAQHIWGTPIGDSSSAAYNEAANWVGVLFGLYSVFAALFSIIMNKVADSFGRKRTFSLALFVGALGFLSIYFFKGQYALIFSMVGVGIAWAAILAMPYAILSQALPAGKTGVYMGIFNITVVVPQIISGILSGTLLKYVFHERAIYMIIMAGISWLLASMMVFVVKDRKGA